The following nucleotide sequence is from Barnesiella viscericola DSM 18177.
TCTTCACGATGGACAGGTGGTGGGTAACTGGCACCCAAAACAAGAAGTTTCCTTTTTCAAGGACGAGATGCAACCCGATATTGCCGATGCGATGTTGCGTTATCGACGATTCCTGGACTCGGAATGACTGTGGCTGTGGGGTAGAATTTTTGTAAATGAGTTGTGGAATGATAGGTATAGGAAGCATGAAAAAATTTAGCCTGTTTTTGGTGGCGATTGTTTATGTGTTGGCTATGTATGCCGCCGAACCACGTGTGGTGGTAGGGGCTGAGCGCACGGACTTGTATTATCCGGCCTTGGAGGGGCAGCGGGTGGCTGTTTTCTCGAACCATACGGGGCGGGTAGGTGACCGTCATTTGGTGGATATGCTGGTGGACGATGGGGTGAATGTGGTGACGATTTTTTCGCCGGAACATGGCTTTCGCGGTGATGCCGATGCGGGCGAACATGTGTCGGGGTCGGTTGATGCCAAGACGGGAATACGGATTCGTTCGTTGTATGACGGGCGTTCGGGTCGCCCGTCGGACGAGGCGATGCGTACTTTCGATGTGCTGCTGGTCGACATTCAAGATGTAGGGCTGCGCTACTACACCTATTATATTTCGATGGTGAAACTGATGGACGCTTGTGCCGAGTTTGGCCGACGGGTGATTGTGCTCGACCGTCCGAACCCCAACGGGCATTATGTGGACGGCCCTATTCTCGACATGAAGTACAAGTCGGGGGTGGGGTGGTTGCCTATCCCGGTGGTGCATGGCCTGACGCTGGGCGAGCTGGCCCGTATGGTGAATGGCGAGCATTGGTTGACCGCAGGGCGGGAGTGCGACCTCACGGTGGTGCCGTGTCTTCACTACACGCATCAGACGCACTATGTGCTGTCGGTGGCTCCATCGCCCAACTTGCCCAACATGCAGGCGGTCTATCTTTATCCTTCGCTCTGTTATTTCGAGGCTACGCCGGTGAGTTTGGGGCGGGGGACCGATTGGCCTTTCCAGGTGTATGGACACCCCGATATGAAGGGGGGTGACTTTTCCTTCACGCCTCGCAGCGTGAAGGGGGCCAAGAATCCACCGCTTCGGGACCAGCTTTGCTACGGTCGAGATTTACGGGGGCTCTCGCCTGAGGTGATTTGGACCCGGGGGCTCGACCTCGAATATCTGATAGATGCCTATCGCAATCTGGGTATGGGTGACCGCTTTTTCACTTCGTTTTTCGAGAAGCTGATCGGGGTGGATTATGTGCGCCCCATGATTGAGGCGGGAAAGTCGGCCGATGAGATTAAGGCGATGTGGCGTGACGATGTGGCCCGATTCAAGGAGCTGCGGCGGCCTTACCTGCTGTATGAAGAGTAAAGAGAATGGTTGAACCCCGATAGAGACAGAAAGAGATGACACCTGTTGTAGTTTTAATCACGATATTCGCTTACTTTATAGTCTTGTTTTCCATTTCGTATGCCGTGGGTCGCCGGGCCGACAGTCAGGGTTTTTTCGTGGGTAACCGGCGGTCGCCTTGGTTTGTGGTGGCCTTTGCCATGATTGGTTCCATGATTTCGGGGGTGACCTTCATCTCGGTGCCCGGCATGGTGGCCGCCAGTGGATTCTCCTATTTGCAGATGGTGCTGGGGTTTGTCGTGGGACAGTTGCTCATCGCCTATGTACTGGTGCCGCTCTTTTACCGCATGAATGTGGTCTCAATTTATGAGTATCTCGAAACCCGATTCGGTATCGCCTCCTATCGCACGGGAGCCTGGTTCTTCTTCATCTCCAAGATGCTGGGGGCGGCCGTGCGGCTCTTCCTCGTGTGTGTAGTCTTGCAGTTGCTGGTATTCGAGCCGCTGCACCTGCCGTTTGTGCTGAATGTGGTTTTTACGGTGGGGCTGGTGTGGCTCTATACGTTCAGAGGTGGGGTGAAGTCGCTGATTTGGACCGATACGTTGAAGACCGTCTGTCTGGTCGTCTCGGTCGTGCTGTGCATCTACTATATAGCCCGGGGGCTGCATCTCGACCTGGGGGGACTGTGGCAGACGATACGTGGGTCGGAGATGTCGCAGATGTTCTTCTTTGACGATGTGAACGACAAGCGGTATTTCTTCAAGCAGTTCCTGGCGGGGGTATTCACGGTAATTGCCATGAACGGACTCGATCAGGATATGATGCAGCGCAACCTGAGTTGCCGGAATTCCAGAGATTCGCAAAAGAACATGATTACGAGCGGTATCGCCCAGTTTTTTGTCAACGCTCTGTTCCTGATGCTGGGGGTGTTGCTCTATGTCTATGCCTCGGCCTATGGCATTGCCATACCGGCGAAGAGCGACGAGCTGTTCCCGTGGATAGCGAAACAGGGCTATTTCCCCGGGATTGTGGGCATCTTGTTTGTGGTGGGGCTCATCTCGTCGGCCTATTCGGCAGCCGGGTCGGCCTTGACCGCCCTGACCACCTCGTTTACGGTCGATATTCTGGGCGTGAAGGGCAAGAGCGAGGAGCAGGTGTCGCATCTGCGCAAACGGGTGCATATAGGCATGGCTGTCGTGATGGGTGTGGTGATATTCATCTTCAACGTGCTGAACAATACGAGTGTAATCGATGCCGTATATACGCTGGCCAGCTATACCTATGGTCCCATCTTGGGGCTGTTTGCCTTTGGCCTGTCGGTCAAGACACCGGTGCGAGACCGCTATATCCCGCTGGTCGCCATCGTCTCACCGATACTCTGTTTCATTTTGGATCGCCATTCGCAAGAGTGGTTCGGCGGTTACTCGTTCAGTTACGAGCTGTTGATACTGAATGCCTTGTTTACCTACATCGGGCTGTTGCTTTTGATTCGTCGGGGAAAGGATAAATAGATAAAATGGCCCTCTCCTTATCCATCGGTCCATCGCTAATTCTCTCAAAGGTTTGGAGAATAGCTTGGAAATCTTTACCTTTGGCCCTCCTCCTAAAAGAGAACCGAGTGAACCGGCTGCTCCGTCATATTGCGAAATATTTTCTGCCTGTATTGTTTATCTCCTATATAGGCTGCATTTCGCTGTTTACCCACGCCCACGTGGTAAACGGGGTGACCATCGTGCACTCTCACCCCTACAAGCCCGAGGGTCATCACAGTCACACGACTACCGAGTTTCAGCTCATTCATATTCTGTCGCATCTCACTACCTCCACTCCGTCGGTAGGGGTTGTGTTTGCGACGGTTTCGGTGGCTTTTGTCAGGCTGCTTTACCCTTGTGTCAGAGAGGCTCTTCCCTCGGTCAAGTTGAAGGCTCACGGGCTGCGGGCTCCACCCGTTTCGATTCTGTAAATATTCCAACGTACACAAATGCAAATCAAAGGTTTTCTCCTGCTCTCGGCGAGTGGGGGAGAACAGGTTATTTATTATTCAGAATCGAAAAAAATGAAGAAATATATCATCGTATTGGCGATGTGCCTGGGGTGCATCGGCCTTCTGCATTCCGAGACGGCAGCTAAAAAAACATTGGATATCAATATTGTGGGACATGTGCTCGACAAGAGTACCCGGGAACATCTTCCCTACATTACCATTTCGTTGAAGGGTACGACCGTGGGGACGATGACCGATGCCTCGGGACACTACTTTTGAAAAATCTGCCCGAAGGTGATTTTGTGCTCGAAGCCTCGTCGGTAGGGTATGAGATCAGTCGCCGGCCGGTGTCGTTGAAAAAGGGGGTGACACTTGAAATCGACTTTGAAATCGAGCCGAGTGCCGTCGCTCTCGACGGGGTCGTGGTGTCGGCCAACCGCAGCGAGACCACGCGGCAGTTGGCGCCTACGCTGGTCAATGTATTGAATATAAAGACTTTCGAGAATACCAACTCGGGCAACCTGGCCCAAGGGTTGAATTTCCAGCCGGGAGTGCGGGTCGAGAACGACTGCCAGAATTGCGGGTTCCAGCAGGTGCGCATCAACGGGCTCGATGGTCCCTACACGCAGATACTGATTGATTCGCGGCCCATATTCAGTGCGCTGTCGGGGGTATATGGGCTGGAACAGATTCCGGCCAATATGATCGAGCGAGTCGAGGTGATGCGCGGTGGAGGGTCGGCTCTGTTCGGCTCGTCGGCCATTGCGGGAACCATCAACGTCATTACCAAGGAACCGTTGCGCAACAGCGGGTCGATTGCCCACAGCATCACCTCAATTGGCGGTAGCGGAAACTTCGAAAACAATACCTCGCTCAATGCCTCGCTGGTGACCGACAACAACAAGGCGGGGCTCTACGTCTTCGGGCAGAACCGGCAACGGGCCGGCTACGACCACGATGGCGACGGCTTTACCGAGTTGCCCGCTTTGAGGGCTCAGACGATAGGACTGCGCTCCTACCTGAAAACCAGCAACTACTCTAAGCTCACTTTGGAATACCACCACATTGGCGAATTCCGTCGAGGGGGAAACCTGTTGAATCGTCCGCCCCACGAGGCCGACATAGCCGAGCAGCTGAACCATTCGATTAATGGGGGAGGTCTCAACTACAACCTCTTTACCCCCAACGAGAAGCATCGTATCAACCTGTATGCCTCGGCTCAGCACATCGACCGCGAGAGCTACTACGGCACGAAGCAGAATCTCGATGCCTATGGGGCGACTACCGACCTGACCGTCGTGGCCGGCGGACAGTATGTGTACAGCTTCGACCGCTGCCTGTTCATGCCGGCCGACCTGACCGCGGGCATCGAGTATAACTATGACAAGTTGCGCGACGAGATGAAGGGATACCACCGCACCACCCGTCAGGAGGTGCACATCGAAAGTGCTTTCTTGCAGAACGAGTGGAAGAACGAGCGGTGGAGTTTCCTGGTGGGCGGTCGCCTCGACAAGCATAATCTTATTGACCATGTGATTTTCAGTCCCCGGGCTAACGTGCGCTTCAACCCTACGCCCAACATCAATCTGCGGGCCAGCTACTCGTCGGGATTCCGAGCTCCCCAGACCTACGATGAGGATTTGCACGTGGCTGCCGTAGGTGGCGAAGGGACGATTATCCAGCAGGCCTCTAACCTGAAAGAGGAGAAATCGCACAGTGTGAGCCTCTCGGCCGACATGTACCGTCGCTTCGGCCCCTTCCAGTGCAACCTGTTGCTCGAAGGGTTCTACACCCGGTTGAACCATGTGTTCGTACTCGAAGAGATTGGTTTCGACCAGACCCACAATGCCACGGTGAAGGAGCGTCGTAACGGCGCCGGTGCCCAGGTGGCCGGTGTGACGGTTGAGGGAAAGGTAGCCTATCTCTCGCTCGTTCAGTTGCAGGCCGGCGTTACCTGGCAACAGAGTCACTACACCCGGGCCGAGCGTTGGAGCGACGACGAATTGGTCCCGGCCGAAAAGCGCATCTTCCGCACGCCCGACTGGTATGGCTATTTTACCGCTACCTATACCCCCGTCAAACCGTTGAACATTGCCCTGTCGGGGACCTACACGGGCTCCATGCTCGTGCAGCACATGGCGGGTTACATTGCCAAAGATGTGGCGGTGACGGCCCCCGACTTCTTCGACATGACGGCCAAGGTGTCGTATGATTTTTCGCTTTACAAGACCATCACCTTGCAGGTCAATGCCGGGGTGCAGAATATCTTCAATGCCTATCAGAAGGATTTCGACCAGGGCAAGGAGCGTGACTCGGGCTATATCTACGGCCCCTCCATGCCCCGCAGCTATTTTGCCGGCATGAAACTGATGTTTTAAGCGTTGAGTGATTGGTCAAGAGGTATCTCCAAGAGAAGTCGCAGCATTGCTGTGACTTCTCTTTTTTATATTTAATAGTTTAGGAATCAGGATATTGTATTTTGATAAAATATAATTTAAAGAAATTAACGAATTCTATTCTGATTGAGCCCCATAAATTATCTTTGCGTTTGTGATTATTAACAAATAGAGAAGCAAACAAAAATACCCATACGTGTTTTTATATAAAAATATCAATAGGGGTGGATAGCTGTAATCATATAAAAAGGGGACTGTTATTGTTCGTCTGGAGTACATGGATTGTGGGAACAGTTCATGCACGGCAGCCCTTGAAGTCACAGGCTTTGTGTCGTACTTATCCCGATTATGTCGTTTTTTTGCCTCCAAGCCAGATGGATTCGGTTTATTATTCCCACAATACATCGATTATACCTGTGGTGTTTCGAGTCAATAAGTACGACCTGCAACCCAACAGCCAGCTCGACACGATTGTGCAGGAGCTGCGCAGTCTGCAAAGCGACACGACCGTACGCATCGCCCGTGTGTGGATAGGGGGCAGTGCCTCGCCCGAGGGACCTTTGGACTGGAACTACCGTTTGGGCGAATACCGTTCACAGGCGTTGGCCCGCTATTTGTCGCAGCAGGTCGGTTTCCGGCAGGAGCAGATGGAGGTGGTGAATCTGGGTGAGGACTGGTACTCGTTTGAACTGGCTTTGAAGCATGGGGCGCAGATACCCTACCGGGAGG
It contains:
- a CDS encoding sodium:solute symporter, which gives rise to MTPVVVLITIFAYFIVLFSISYAVGRRADSQGFFVGNRRSPWFVVAFAMIGSMISGVTFISVPGMVAASGFSYLQMVLGFVVGQLLIAYVLVPLFYRMNVVSIYEYLETRFGIASYRTGAWFFFISKMLGAAVRLFLVCVVLQLLVFEPLHLPFVLNVVFTVGLVWLYTFRGGVKSLIWTDTLKTVCLVVSVVLCIYYIARGLHLDLGGLWQTIRGSEMSQMFFFDDVNDKRYFFKQFLAGVFTVIAMNGLDQDMMQRNLSCRNSRDSQKNMITSGIAQFFVNALFLMLGVLLYVYASAYGIAIPAKSDELFPWIAKQGYFPGIVGILFVVGLISSAYSAAGSALTALTTSFTVDILGVKGKSEEQVSHLRKRVHIGMAVVMGVVIFIFNVLNNTSVIDAVYTLASYTYGPILGLFAFGLSVKTPVRDRYIPLVAIVSPILCFILDRHSQEWFGGYSFSYELLILNALFTYIGLLLLIRRGKDK
- a CDS encoding exo-beta-N-acetylmuramidase NamZ family protein, which translates into the protein MKKFSLFLVAIVYVLAMYAAEPRVVVGAERTDLYYPALEGQRVAVFSNHTGRVGDRHLVDMLVDDGVNVVTIFSPEHGFRGDADAGEHVSGSVDAKTGIRIRSLYDGRSGRPSDEAMRTFDVLLVDIQDVGLRYYTYYISMVKLMDACAEFGRRVIVLDRPNPNGHYVDGPILDMKYKSGVGWLPIPVVHGLTLGELARMVNGEHWLTAGRECDLTVVPCLHYTHQTHYVLSVAPSPNLPNMQAVYLYPSLCYFEATPVSLGRGTDWPFQVYGHPDMKGGDFSFTPRSVKGAKNPPLRDQLCYGRDLRGLSPEVIWTRGLDLEYLIDAYRNLGMGDRFFTSFFEKLIGVDYVRPMIEAGKSADEIKAMWRDDVARFKELRRPYLLYEE